The stretch of DNA tccccagctgtgccctcgccccagcagagcccccgCACCCCCAGGAAGCCTTTGGGGAACCCACGGCTGCCAGCAGGATCACGGGAGCGCAAGAATAGCATCACTGAGATCAGTGACAATGAGGACGAACTGCTGGAGTACCATCGGCGGCAGCGGCAGGAGCGGGTTCgggagcaggagatggagcGCCTGGTGAGCcttggggctgggaggggacacatTTGAGTGTGGGACACCCCCGTTGCAAATACCTTTTGTCATTTGCTGCTTTAAAACCTGGCCTTTTCCTTTTGGGGATTTGCCACAACTGCCAGGCTGCTGGCTTATCCAGGGGTATTATGGCCAGGAGCAGCCATCGGtgctcagcagctctccaggaaTACAAAGCCCCCAAGTTACAGCAGCCTGTGGAAGCTGCCTGGGGCCAGCatggccccagggctgctggccaAAACGGTGGTGGCCCTGCCTTTGCAAAACTCCCCATATCTTGTCCATCCCTGCCAGGGCCCATCTGCTGGTGGTGGTGCCATGGCTCTGTGGACATTGTGGACATCGGTTTAGGGCTGATGGAGTTTTTATGGAGATGGCATCTGCCTGGGTGAGGTTTGCGGTGTCTCTGCCAGTCCTGCAGGCCGAGCCGCCAGGGCCCTGTTTGCTCAGCTCTGACTCACGCCTGGTGCAGGCAGCATGAGTCACCGCCTGGAAATAGCGGAGGCACTCggcagccactgctgcctgtAATTAGTCTGTCTCAAGATCCCAGCACATCGAGTGCCTGGTTCTGGTGTGGGGTCGAGCTGGCTGCATTGCACTTTGTAATGTTGGCTGCCCATCCCAGCGTGCGGGCCCGTATTCTGGTGGCCACCATTGTCACGGGGTTCCgtctgctcctgccacagcatGTGCTGGATGGGTACCTTGCTGACCATTCTTCCCCACAGGAGCGGCAGCGCCTGGAGACCATCCTGAACCTCTGTGCTGAGTACACCAAGACAGATGGCACTGAGCCAGGTGACGTGCACAGGCTCCTGGCTGGTGACACAGATGCTGGCCGGTGGGTGCCCAGGGGTGCCATGGCTCTGGGCCATGCTGTcgaagagctgcagcagagggagatCCTGGAGAGGTCGGATGAGGAGAACCTGAAGGAGgagtgcagcagcactgagagtACCCACCACGAGGTGAGGGGACAGCTGTGCCATTCTGCaccatgccatgccatgctgTGCCATGCTAACTGGTCCTCTCCACAGCACGAGAAGCTGACAGGCCCCCGGGCCAAGGAGGCGCAGCGGCTGGAGGAGGAGCGCGCCAGCGTCCTCGGACGCCTGGACCAGCTGAAGGGCCGTGTcaaggagctggagcagcagctgcaggagacgTCACGAGAGGTTAGGGGTCAGGGGACACTGCTGGGTCCCTTGCTGCTTGCTGCCCTCACCAGTCAGCACTGAATCCTAAGGGTATGAGCTagatccagctggagcagccatcCTGATATTGCTTTGACTGTCCAGGCAGAGATGGAGcgggcactgctgcagggtgaGCGGGAATCAGAGGTGTTGCGGCTGCggcaggagcaggaagcagtgcagcagctgcaggagaagctcTCCAGCCTGGACGCCAGCATCCGCAAGGAGCGGGACAAGGTGAGCCCAGTCACAGGTTCCTGTTGTCACCAGCTGTACCATACCCTCCCTGGCACtcacagccagtgctgcagcattCTCATGCGGACATGTTCTCCAGACCCTGGGCTCCACAGAGGCTTTTGGGAGCAGCCCCTGTGGTGTGCGTTGTGGGAGGATCGGTCTGTCTGCCTGGGGTTGGTCAAACAGCCctgctggaggagagcagggccaaTGCTCAGGAAGCATTTTGGCTGCTGCCTGTTGCTCTGGCAGCGAGACTGGTGTGAGGCTTTCCGGatggctgctgcctgtggtggGCAGTGCCAAAGCAGAGGCCTTGGCACTCCCCATTACCTGCCCTTGCTAGGGAACTGTGTCTTGCAGCAAGTCACCTCACTCTGCTGCACCTTCCTGTGTGATGGCAGCTGTTGCTGTAGCGTTCAGCTTGATGGAGGTGGCTGGGAAACCACTGTTTAACTTGGTGGCTTTAGGAGGGGGTCCTGGTCCCCTTTCCCATGATGTTGTCTGTGGTGCAGTTACTGCTTGAAGGCACCCATGATGCTGCGTGTGTGGCACATTTATCCCAGCTGCTGGTTGCTGGTTATCCCACAGCCTTGCAGGCAATGTGGCATGGCCTTGGACAAGCTGCTCTGTGGCAGAAGAGATGCTGGGATTCGGTTGCCTGCTGCCTGAAGTCATTGTCCCTCTGCAGCCTATGCCGGGgtcccaccagcagctctgtgccaccATGATGTGGCACCAGCGTCCCTCGGGGTCTGGCCAGCCCCATGGCTGTGGGTGCCGGGGCTGTTGGGGTGCCTgtggccaggcagagcagccatTGGTGCCTGCCAGCAGTGCTCCTGCAGCATTTGgctgttttgttctggttttggtcTTCCAGCCCTTTGTAGGCATCTTCTGTAGCCAGGGACAGCCTAATGTAGAGCCAGGGAAAGCCCTCTCCCAACCTCTCTGCTGACCTAACCGCCCACTTTCCTAACCCACCTGCACTACTCGCACTAACAGTGCCTGCTCTGAACTCTGCCATCACCTCTGATAACTCTGCATGTTCAGGAGCCCCCAGGCaatccacagctcctctcctcgggcacctgcctgtgccagccttGCCTCCCTGCCAGCATGTCCCCTCATAGCCCTTTTCATGATGTCCCATCTGTGTGGAGCACAGGATTCCTTGCAGCAAGCATTTCTCAATGCCAAGCCCCTGTATGGTACTGCCAGACCTGCAGGAGGTGGTTCCCCTATGCCTGTCCAGTGTTGCTGGCCCCATTTTACTGCTCCTGTGGCCAGGCCCCTCATCCCAGGCCCAGGAGCAAGTGTCTACTCTGCTGCTGACTCAGCATAGCCTGAGTAGATCTTGCTGGACCACAGCCTCCTGTTTTCACTGCTGCCCCGTGGGCAACCCTCTCCTTCTGATGGATGAGGGTGGTCCATGCCCTCAGGCTGCACTCAGGGCCAGTTCATTCCGTTCCTAACTGGCAGTATCCTGAGTAGCAGTTAACAAAGCCAGCTAGTGGTTATTCAGAGGGTGCATGTGATGCAGCTGTGTGCAGGATTGGGATGACATTAACCATGCTGTCAGCATTGATCTTTCTGCTGCCTGCAAGTTTGTTTTTGGAAACACAAAGCTGAGGTCAAGGTTTGGCTGTAACCGCTCTAACACTGCCTGGCCCCAGCTCCTGTGTCTCTTGATCTCTCGATCCCCCTGTAGCTGCCATGATGCTCCTTCTCCTGAGCCCACTCTGTCTCCAGCTGAGCTCCTCTCTAACTCACAGCTTCTGCATGGCGCCCATTTGAGatgtgtgttttctctcttctttctttttttttttcctttttctttttgttttgtcttgttctcCCCTGATTCAGGAAAGGGCAAAGGTTGATGCTGAAAGGAAGGAGCTAGAGCAACTCCGGGCGCTTTACCATGAGTCGAAGAGCCACCTTGATAAGTGCCCCGAGTCAATGCGGGAGCAATTGCGGGAGCAGATGCGAAGGGTCAGTgtctccccccacccctcccgGACCATGGCCCACCTCCCTCCGCTCCAGCTTAGgccagctcttccctgccagCCGGGGCCGCACTGGGAGCGTCGCACCCGGGCTGGAGGCGGCTGGCACCGGGCACCATCGTCCTGGTAAGCTTGCCGCTCGCCCGGGCCCGGGGCGCGGGACCGGCTCGGCAGAGCTCCTCGGGACCGGCTCGGCAGAGCTCCTCGGGACCGGGCAGGGCACGAGCATGGACCCTGCCCTGCAAAGGCTGGGGAGTCTTGGGGGCTGCTGCATCTTCATCTGCCTGCCTCCAGCTCTTTCCTGAGAACGTTTATTTACACAGTGATGTTGATCTATGTTACTACTAGTCCTCAGCACTTTTTCCTATTATCCGGTGTTTTCTGGAAGTGGTTGACTTTCCCCAGCCCATGGCTGGTGCCTCCCCAAATAAACCCACATAgccacagcctgctccagccaggcACCCACATGCTGGAGGAGGCTCTGGTGTATAGTGGGCAGGGGGGCAATGGagcagtgtctgtgtgtgggAGCCCTCAGGAGCCACCACATCAGCACTGTGCCACAAGAGCACTGGCTGCCCGGCTCACAGAGCAGGATGAAACACATCTCCATGGGGTGCATGGTGCAGTGGCGGCCAGGGTGGCACCAGCAGGCCCGGAGCTGAGGGCTGCCACGTGCTGTCGCTGCCTGAAGGCTGGAAGGGCACACAGGAGTTTGTCCAGCATGGTGCTCGTCTGTGGGGGCTTTGCCACCTGTAGGCTTGGTGGCACAGTGTTGCATGTTGGTGGTTATGCTGGCACATGGTGTTTTGCTATATGTCAGGGCACGGCTTTAGCCCATATGTGGTTCAGCAGGGGCAGCTGGTCTCCAGGGGCTGGCAAAGCCCCTGGCTGTGGCAAACTCATCTCATGGGGGTGACTGCTCTGTTCTGGCCAATACTGGGTGCCTCCATTGCCTTCTTCTGACAGCAGACACTCCTGTCAGTATCTCTCATGTTTCTGGTGCCCAGCAGAAGGCAAAACTGCCTGCCTGCCCACACCAGGCACAGGGGACAGGCTTGGCCACCAGCTCTTGTTCCTGGCCAGCACCAGTAGGATGTGGAGACATGGCAGGAGGTTTTGCTGGGGGAGACCTGCCTGCAGGATGCAGAGGTGCCCATCCAGTGGGACTGATCCACTCATGGTGCTCTTGTGTGTTCAAAGGAGGCAGAGGCACTGGAGACGGAGGCCAAGCTGTTTGAGGATCTGGagttccagcagctggagcggGAGAGCCACCTCGAAGAGGAGCACGAGGCACgaggccagcagctcctgcagagccgGGCTGAGTGCCACCGTAGCATTGCCCGCAGGAAGGTAAGGGTGGAGGGGCAGTAGGTCCAGTGTGGCTGGGTCTGGCATGGCCAGGCAGCATCCCATGGCTCATCAACAGCCACCTCATCTCTACTGCCTGCTCCTCAGGAGAGAGTGGCTGCCCTGGatgcccaggctgcccagatTCGGTTTCAGAGTGCCCAGGAGGCCGAGCGCCTGGCCAGGGAACGgagcagcatcctgcagctcctgcagaaggTAATGCCATGATTGTGTGCTCCTGAGGGTGCTCGAGGCAGGGGACAAGATCATTCCAGCTCTTTCCAGGTTGctggcaggcagggtgagcttGGGGGGTGACCGGCCATGGGGCGCCAGTAACCATCAGCTGCCTCTGATCTGTCACCCCATGcacaggagaaggagaagctcGTGTCTCTGGAGAGGCGGTATCAGCTCGTCACAGGTGGCAGGAGCTTCCCCAGAATGTCCTCGGCTCTCCGAGAGGTAAGTGGGTCGAGGGGGCTATGGTGCGTAGAGCTGCTTTCCTAAGCTGCTGTTGCGAGTGAGGACGAGCCTTGTGCACCACTagctttgctctgcagcagtTTCTATGTTCCCAAGTACCTTCTGACCAGAGCCAGGTGCTTCCAGCTGCTCAAAGTCTCTCTGTGGGCTCCAGAggttgggagggagggaaggaaatgcaACAGAGCAGCACATAGgacagcactgcctggggtcCCATCCTTGCTGGAGAGCAAGCATGGGGGTGTCTTGGTGCTGGTACAGGGGACTTCTAGGTGGAAGTGAGTTGCCCGTTACCCTGCTTGTGGCTCTGAATGGGGAGCCAGAACCATGATGCCCTCAGgggctgtggtgctgcctgacctgctgctgggaagaggcaCAGGATGGCAGACTCCCCTCATGCCTGACTGAAGTGggactcctgctgctgctgccaccttgCTGTCTGTGCCCACCTTGCCTACGTGATCTTTCTCCTTCAACAGGAGACCCTCCACACCTCAGAAACTTATGAGCTGTTGGAGGGAACTAAGCCCCTGAGCCCCCTGccaacagcagctgcctccttAGCTTCTCCTGCCACCTACTCCTACCCCAAGGCACAAGAGGTAACTAACTAGAGGGACTAGCTGCATGTGCTTGCTCGCTTACTCCTCCTTGGCTGAGACCCCTTTTGTGTACTGATGTCACTCCCAGGCAGCAAgacagccccacagcagcatgGCTGGGGCACTTATCATATAGCTCTCTGGCTGTGCTCATTAACACTCAATCCTCGATTCCAGGTGCTCTCCTGAGCCCACAGAGGAtcccagttcctgctgctgctgccctctgtTTTAATCCCGGTGCAGCGCTGTGGGGCACAGGCATCCCTGTGCTTCCCCCTAGCCCACTGCTGGCCATCTGGCTGGGCACCTCCTGACAGCATCCTGTAGGGTCCTGCTAGCCTGGCTTTCCCAAAATAAGAGCAAGTCCCCAGCTTTAGCATGTTTGGTTCAGAAAGGACGAGGAAGTGGATTTTAAGCTGGTAGCACAGCTTGAGGTGCCTcatccagtgctgctgctctagGGAGGACTTGTGGCCAGTGACCGTACAAGACCCTGAGGCATCCCTGTCCCTTGTAGGCActcagcaaagctgtgctgaggGCTAGGGCAAGATGGGTGCCAgcacacccagcccagctcgAGCACCATGCTTCCCGCACGGTGCTGCACACTGGGGAcaccatgggcagcagggcagggttgGGGAGACAGTGCTGGGGCATGAAGGCACAGGGAGGTTTGTTCCCACTATGCAGTCAGTGCCATGATGCCAGCACACGGGTCTaactcttctccttctcccttgcCGTGGATTTCTAGGAGTACATGAGGCTGTCTGACGTTTTCAGGTTCTGCAGTAATGCACATGGCCCCAGCCTGGACACTaaagcttctgctgctgcccccgCTGCCACTCAGCGCTCTTTCTTGCTTGCTGTACCTCCCACAGCCGATGAGGTACCTGCCCCAGAGCATGCTCAAGTTTGCTCCCTCGGGTTGCCCGCTGCATCCCAGGCAGTGAGGAAGCTGCGGACGCGCGGCCTCCCTGTGTGCCTTGGTGCTTGGAGCCCACATCTCTCTGGGGTCAGGACACTtgtctggctgcagctgagtgGGGAGCAAAGGCTCAAGCTGCCCAGTCTCCTTGCTGGGGTGCACTTCTTGCCTGCTCTGGATGTAGTGGCAGAGTTCGGGAGCAGAGTGGGTGCCCAGCAGTGGGAGGGCAGCCTTTTTGTCTGTTGGATGCAGTCCTGGCTGCTTGTCCCAAGCAAGGAGGATGCAGAGTAGGCAGGGACCTGAcccagtgcccagcaccagGGTGGCTGCAGCACCAACTGCTTTTCCTCCCAGGACAATGAACCCTCCTTTGGGGGTTGGAGCTGCCTGCTCGTTCCTCTGTGCCTGCTTGCCCTTGCTCTTCTTCTGGTTTAATCTGCTTCTCTCTGCCCAGTATGTGACCATTGAGCAACTCTCGGGTATCCTGGGCAGCCTCCACacccctgctgcttccctgctgggCTGTACCCCTCCGGCTCCTTCATCCTCAGGCAgtgctcctcctcttccatctctcccttctcccttcgTCTCTGCAGAGGTTGGTGCCCTGTTTCCCCCCCTCTGGCCCCTTGCACTCTCCCTGGGAGGTGATGGAGATGCACGGGAAGGGCTGAGCTGCAGatggagctgagcagcagcttgggCTCTTGACAGTCCGCACACCCGTGGCTGTTCTGCCTGGTGCTCCACtgcccccagggcagggggtctCTGTGCTTGATCAGTTCTCATGTCCTCGTGAACAGCAAATGGCTCCTACAGCTGCTGGGACTTAGCCAGGGAGTGTGCAGGATACCCAGGGGTCTGCACGTTAAGTTCTGGGGGAATggtgcaggcacagccagggatgctccagcctcTTCTCTGTGCATCTGTCCCTCTTTCTGCATTTGTCCTTCATCCTTTCTCatgcagcctctctctccagatggagcagcagctgttgggAGGCCCTGTGTGTCTCCCGGCTCTTGATTTAGAGAAGTGGTACCAGGAGGTTATGGCTGGCTTTGAgacctcctcttcctctgtctctccttcttcttcccctcctccacTTCCAGCTAAAGCTCACTCCTCTCACAAGGCTCTCCAGGTAATCCTGACTACCTGCTGCCGAGGTTCAGGCTTTGGGGCCGCTGCTTGCGGCAAAAGTGGGGCATTGTGGGAATATTCCTGTGGACCCTGTACCCTGAGTGCTGCTGGGGCCCTGTCTGCCACAGCaggcaaaggcagagcagaccTGTGGCCTAGGGCAGGCaatctctgctttctcttgcctgcatccctgccagGATGGCACCAACACAGAGCAGGATCTGgggagggtgagcagggctcagccctgctgacaGACGAGCCATCTGTCCAGGGTGCAGTTCCCCCACGTATCTCTCACATCTGCGTCTCTGTGCTCAGGTCTACCGCGCAAAAACAGAGGGTGGTGCTGGTGTCCTCACCCCTCGGATGAAGAGTGGGACCCCCTCGTCCTCACAGCTCAACCTCTCCATGCTGGAGTGTAGCCCCTCACCCAAGGTATGGCTGCCAGGGGGACCCAGGCACCCTGGCCATGGCTCACACATGCCTGGTGCCagcccccatccccatccttgCGGCTGACCAACTGCTGTCCTGCCCAGGGCCCCCCAAGCCCGGCGGGCAGCCTGTCCCGCAACCTGGTGGCCACGCTGCAGGACATCGAGACCAAGCGCCAGCTGGCCCTGCAGCAGAAGGGTGAGCTCTGGCTCTGCGTCCTGGCTGTATGGGGTGGTGGGACTTCGGGAGACACTATCCCTGCTGCCACTTGGCCAATGGAGAAGGGAGCCTGGCTgagggtggcagcagcagcagtgctctggcagGATGCAGTGCCTCTCTCATGGTCTCttgcttttcccccctctctttccTCCTGACCCCTCCACCTGACGGCCTGtctccagctgagctgctcccagcagagcccttgCAGCCAGGCGATCCACCAGGTAGAGATGTGGGGTGACTTGGACTGCCTAAGGcagcccagaggcagcagcatggCTGTTTGCTGGCACCTTCTGCCATATATAAGAGGGGCATGACCGGTCCAGGACCCCAGGTGCATATTGACATCTGCTTAGGGACAGCCCTGTGCATCCCTAACCCGCTAATGCTTTGCTCAGCCTGTTCCTACCAGCCTGGCGCATGTgcccccctgctcctgcccagacAGATTGCTGTGCCTGCCAGAGAGCTGtgacagcagctcccacctctGCCCCTACCATGCCTTCGTGGCTCCAGCAGTGCCTATAGTGTCTTCTGCCTGTGCCACCCCGCCTCGTCCACCATCGATGCAGCTCTGAATGTGGCACATTTAACTTGACGTTGTCACCTTCCCATGGCACAGGTCAGCAGGTGATTGAGGAGCAGAAACGGAGGCTTGCAGAGCtgaagcagaaagcagctgctgaggcacAGTCCCAGTGGGAAGCCCTGCATGGGCAGCCCCCCTTTCCCACTGCCTTCCCCCGGCTCGTGCACCACTCCATCCTCCACCACCACCGGCCCCATGGTGCCGGGCCCCGGGCTGAGGAGCTGGACCACGCATACGACACACTCAGCCTGGAGAGCTCAGACAGCATGGAGACCAGCATCTCCCTCGGCAACAACTCTGCATGCTCCCCTGACAACATCTCCAGGTAACCCTGGGGCCAGCTCGTCTGGCCAGAGgacagcctgctctgctggtgTGCTGCTGGCTCAAGGTCCttcctgctggggcagcagctgcggCTGTCTTGCAGTGCCAGCGGGATGGAGACAGGGAAGATTGAGGAGATGGAGAAGATGCTGAAGGAGGCACACGAGGAGAAGTCGCGGTTGATGGAATCCCGGGTGAGTGGGGGCACCAGCACCACAGCTGGACGGCAAGCAGGTCCCCAGTCCTTGGGGCTGAACGCCTGTGtgtgctggcaggagagggaaatgGAGCTGCGTCAACAGGCGCTGGAGGATGAGCGCTGGCGCCGGGAGCAGCTCGAACGCCGACTGCAGGACGAGACTGTGCGCCGGCAGAAGCTGGTGGAGAAGGAGGTCAAACTGCGGGAGAAGCACTTCTCACAGGTGTGAGGCCGGCTGCCATcccccctctcccagcctggacaGTGAGGCACACGCAGCTTGCTACTGATGTCCCAGCTCGCAGTGGGGGGACGTGGGTCTTGTCACCATTGGTGGGCTTTGCAGGGCTGTGTTGCTTTTCCAGGCTCGTCCCCTGACACGGTACCTCCCCATCCGCAAGGAGGATTTCAACCTGCGGCTGCACATCGAGTCGTCAGGCCACAACATTGACACCTGCTACCACGTCATCCTGACAGAGAAGATGTGCAAGGGCTACCTGGTCAAAATGGGCGGGAAGATCAAATCTTGGAAGAAGCGTTGGTTTGTCTTTGACCGCATGAAGCGCACCCTCTCATACTACGTGGGTGAGTCCCTATGCTGCCTCACATCCCCTCCCCACGCCATCGCCCACAGTCGACAACGGTTCCCTCTCTTGGGCAGATAAACATGAGACGAAGCTGAAGGGTGTTATCTACTTTCAAGCCATTGAAGAGGTTTACTATGACCACCTCCGCAGTGCTGCAAAGGTGAGAGCCAGGCACTGCCCCTGCTCCCGTGTCCACTGGGACCCGCCACGGGCATCCCCATTCTCCTGCGTTGTCCTCTGTCACGCAGGTAGGAGGTAGTACGGCAGTGCAtgccagggatgctcctgcagTGCTCCATGGCCCCTAATGGTGCCAGCTTTCCTTcctgccaagggcaggacccCACTGCTGGGTTTTGTGGGGGGACAAGGAAGggattgctgctgctcagaggggGCCAGAGTGCTGATTCCATCCTCCCCTCCAGAGCCCCAACCCTGCGCTCACTTTCTGTGTCAAGACCCACGACCGACTCTACTACATGGTGGCACCCTCAGCCGAGGCCATGCGCATCTGGATGGATGTCATTGTCACTGGGGCAGAGGGCTATACCCAGTTCATGAACTGAGGAGGGATGCTGCGCACCCCAGATCCACCAGCTGGACGGACTTCTGAGCATCCCAAGCAGCAAGGAGCTCCTGAGGGGACCATGGTCCCTGCTGCGCCTCACGCCACAGGCTGTGCACACCACGTTTGTGGACCTGCATTGGGCCCAGCTGGGCGGTACTGAATGTTGCCTGTTCGGGCAAGGGAATAAGTTTTTTTAtgttgactttttaaaaacaaactttaTTGGAACAATATCAAAGTGCTGAAATGTAAAAAGCTGCCAAAGACCTGCTGGGGCCTGAGCTTTCTGCCTTGGGGAGGTGCTAGTTTTGAGGCTGATGCTGATAGTTACTGCCATAGTGTTCCAGGGAAGGAAACGGTGAGGTCATGCTGTGCTTCCAGCTGGCCCCATGTGGCTAGGACCCCCTACTGTGGTAGACTCAGACCCCTCTTCGTAAACCCTTTGCAACTTCGGATCGTTGTCCCCCCCGTGCCGGGGCCAGATGGGGATTGCGGTGTGGACTGCCCAGTCACAAAGCATTTCGTGACCTGGGCTGTCCCTTCTATGTGGCCTCTGAACTGGCAGCACCTTCCAGACAGACCAGAGTctgcccctgggctggggggatgGACGGGGGGGCactgggcaggggctgtggcCCCTTGGAGCTCACTGGGTGTGAGCTGGTGGGCACGGCATCGTGCCTACGAGATTGTGGGGGCCGCAGGAAGGTGCAGGAGATACCAGCAGGAAGCGACCGGAACAGCGGGACGGAGATGCGCCCATGGAAGGGACCGAGCCCGAAAAAGGGCCGGGCTGAGTCCACGCGAGCCGTGCCGAGCCTGAACCCAATCCGAGCAGTGCCGAACCCGAGTCAAGCCAAAATCGGGGCCGAGCGAAGGTGGGACCAGGGCACGGTCTATAAGGGGCACGGTCTGTAGGGGGCACGGTCTGTAGGGGGCACGGTCTGTAGGGGGCACGGTCTATAGGAGGCACGGTCTGTAGGGGGCACGGTCTATAGGGGGCACGGTCTGTAGGGGGCACGGTCTGTAGGGGGCACGGTCTGTAGGGGGCACGGTCTATAGGGGGCACGGTCTGTAGGGGGCACGGTCTATAAGGGGCACGGTCTGTAGGGGGCACGGTCTGTAGGGGCACGGCCTATAAGGAGCACGGTCTGTAGGGGGCACGGTCTGTAGGGGG from Corvus moneduloides isolate bCorMon1 chromosome 25, bCorMon1.pri, whole genome shotgun sequence encodes:
- the PHLDB1 gene encoding pleckstrin homology-like domain family B member 1 isoform X8; the encoded protein is MPMPWPCPGQWRTVQLWGLLVPDVGRPGLSRQPCAGCTRTVGCLVVTEPDPLAFAAFTASHGGNKRRVLQAAAGEERPPCPPEQWGAGWGGRAPAPHSYSRAGWRGAASPAGRAGVAAGVPCVLTSQPVSSTIQRLQEGTMEASGRTPTSPIHRVQTVIQNSPLDLIDTGKGLKVQTEKPHLVSLGSGRLSTAITLLPLEEGRTTIGTAATDIVLQGPGLAPQHCYIENVRGTLTLHPCGNACAIDGVPLQRPMHLTQGCTICLGQATFLRFNHPAEAKWIKSMIPAGGRSPAAVYGLPAKSEAQVNGGHQLSERGCHSHSSLVSSIEKDLQDIMDSLVLEESASPGIQKPPACSRSPLSPVVNGGGRCLLSPPPSPGAASGGSSYENFSPLSSPASSGSYTSPSLSSQEQGPAVPPLVPLRSSSYNHTVQPPTLPGGGSSEPWPAERLGDHRGGSPWLTPRVVPRPRVALQERPPSPFREPRDSLAPSRQPTSRAVPEARLQPPESPRVARRNIESMRELPPLSPSLSRRAASPRAAPDTPSPQPRLGREVPGSPRARLKGPEESKGAGGPSPPLLAENPARRPSFSSCLSPTYGLGSPAVPSPQQSPRTPRKPLGNPRLPAGSRERKNSITEISDNEDELLEYHRRQRQERVREQEMERLERQRLETILNLCAEYTKTDGTEPGDVHRLLAGDTDAGRWVPRGAMALGHAVEELQQREILERSDEENLKEECSSTESTHHEHEKLTGPRAKEAQRLEEERASVLGRLDQLKGRVKELEQQLQETSREAEMERALLQGERESEVLRLRQEQEAVQQLQEKLSSLDASIRKERDKEAEALETEAKLFEDLEFQQLERESHLEEEHEARGQQLLQSRAECHRSIARRKERVAALDAQAAQIRFQSAQEAERLARERSSILQLLQKEKEKLVSLERRYQLVTGGRSFPRMSSALREVYRAKTEGGAGVLTPRMKSGTPSSSQLNLSMLECSPSPKGPPSPAGSLSRNLVATLQDIETKRQLALQQKGQQVIEEQKRRLAELKQKAAAEAQSQWEALHGQPPFPTAFPRLVHHSILHHHRPHGAGPRAEELDHAYDTLSLESSDSMETSISLGNNSACSPDNISSASGMETGKIEEMEKMLKEAHEEKSRLMESREREMELRQQALEDERWRREQLERRLQDETVRRQKLVEKEVKLREKHFSQARPLTRYLPIRKEDFNLRLHIESSGHNIDTCYHVILTEKMCKGYLVKMGGKIKSWKKRWFVFDRMKRTLSYYVDKHETKLKGVIYFQAIEEVYYDHLRSAAKSPNPALTFCVKTHDRLYYMVAPSAEAMRIWMDVIVTGAEGYTQFMN